One part of the Nitrospirota bacterium genome encodes these proteins:
- a CDS encoding cyclophilin-like fold protein: MGETAKRIRITVGSVQLEAELKNNKTAEGVYAALPVEAPVNTWGEEFYFKLPGVKDHRETATTQVKAGDVAFWGAGEVLAIFFGRTPMSMGPDPVPADRVNVIGRIVGDPTLLRQATSATRIRVEKA; this comes from the coding sequence ATGGGAGAGACAGCGAAACGGATTCGCATCACCGTCGGGTCGGTTCAACTCGAGGCGGAACTGAAAAATAATAAAACGGCGGAAGGCGTCTACGCGGCATTGCCGGTCGAGGCGCCGGTGAACACCTGGGGCGAGGAGTTTTACTTCAAACTCCCTGGCGTGAAGGACCATCGCGAGACGGCCACGACCCAGGTCAAAGCGGGCGACGTGGCGTTCTGGGGGGCGGGTGAGGTGTTGGCCATTTTTTTCGGACGCACCCCCATGAGCATGGGGCCCGACCCGGTCCCCGCGGATCGGGTGAACGTCATCGGCCGCATCGTCGGCGACCCCACGCTGTTGCGGCAGGCCACGAGCGCCACGCGCATTCGAGTGGAGAAGGCCTAA
- a CDS encoding Stp1/IreP family PP2C-type Ser/Thr phosphatase — protein MTWIGAGLTDTGLLRSSNQDAFAILNDRGLWVVADGMGGHPGGDAASRLAVEVISQQAAAAFPRRMPKRAGRNPAVAQLKALIEAANRAILATAEASPNLKGMGTTVVALQISSGLRARATVAHVGDSRAYLWRGSRLLPLTRDHSLVEDYVRQGLISPEEARFHPHRHVLSRALGIAETVEPDVSSFLLRRGDVLLLCTDGLTKMLTDEQIAGVLRRTGQQPQQICAALVEQALRSGGEDNVTVVACRDARS, from the coding sequence ATGACCTGGATCGGCGCCGGACTCACAGACACGGGCCTCCTCCGTTCCTCCAACCAAGACGCCTTCGCGATTCTCAACGATCGGGGCCTCTGGGTCGTCGCCGACGGAATGGGCGGCCATCCCGGAGGCGACGCGGCCAGCCGGTTGGCCGTCGAAGTCATTAGCCAACAAGCCGCCGCGGCGTTTCCGCGCAGGATGCCGAAACGCGCCGGACGAAACCCGGCCGTCGCTCAGCTCAAGGCCTTGATCGAGGCGGCCAATCGCGCCATTCTTGCAACCGCAGAGGCTTCTCCCAATCTGAAAGGAATGGGCACCACCGTCGTCGCGCTGCAAATTTCGTCCGGACTTCGTGCGCGTGCCACGGTCGCCCATGTCGGCGACAGCCGGGCATATCTCTGGCGCGGGTCGCGTCTCCTGCCGCTCACCCGCGATCATTCGCTTGTGGAAGACTATGTCCGGCAAGGCCTGATCTCCCCGGAAGAGGCGCGGTTCCACCCGCATCGCCACGTGCTGTCCCGCGCGCTCGGCATTGCAGAAACGGTAGAGCCCGACGTGTCGAGTTTCTTGCTGCGCCGAGGCGATGTGCTCCTGCTCTGCACCGACGGTCTGACAAAAATGCTGACCGACGAACAGATCGCCGGCGTGTTGCGGCGGACCGGCCAGCAACCCCAACAGATCTGTGCAGCGCTGGTCGAACAGGCGCTGCGGTCCGGCGGAGAGGACAACGTGACGGTGGTGGCTTGTCGAGATGCCCGTTCGTGA
- a CDS encoding sigma-54 dependent transcriptional regulator → MKKRVLLIDDEPRVRASLKMVLEPTYDVITAADAQEGLDLFRRESPNLVLLDVIMPGTDGLTVLQAMRAEDRSIPVIMLTGTKSVKTAVDAMKLGAADYLSKPFDVEELRIVVARTLESHDLEREVRYLRAQVVNRYAFHNLIGKSPAMQEIYAKIEQVADSRTTVLITGESGTGKELVARALHYNSSRRDRPFIALNCAALPETLIESELFGHEKGSFTDATARRVGQFELANSGSLFLDEIGDLSPMTQAKLLRVLQEREFTRIGGIQPIKVDVRIIAATNKNLDDLVRRGTFREDLYYRINVISLYLPPLRERGEDIPLLAKHFLDKRIEEEKRPHQEFSKEAIELLSRYPWPGNVRELENVVEQALLWSQGATILPEHLPNSLRSDSRSSSLREDTLAGRLSLEKAVMEFEREIILDALKRTNYVQTHAANLLGISRRMLKYRMDTLGISRPDSSTGSEPVQLVQE, encoded by the coding sequence ATGAAGAAACGGGTTTTGCTGATCGACGACGAACCGCGGGTTCGGGCTTCGCTGAAGATGGTCCTGGAACCCACCTATGACGTCATCACGGCGGCGGACGCTCAGGAAGGACTGGATCTGTTCCGGCGCGAATCGCCCAATCTGGTACTCCTGGACGTGATCATGCCGGGAACCGACGGGCTGACTGTGCTGCAGGCCATGCGGGCGGAGGACCGCTCGATCCCCGTCATCATGCTGACCGGGACCAAATCGGTGAAGACCGCCGTGGACGCGATGAAGCTCGGCGCAGCGGATTACCTCTCGAAACCGTTCGACGTCGAGGAACTTCGCATCGTCGTCGCCCGCACGCTCGAGTCGCACGACCTTGAACGAGAAGTCCGCTACCTCCGCGCCCAGGTAGTGAACCGGTACGCATTCCACAACCTCATCGGGAAAAGCCCCGCCATGCAGGAGATCTACGCCAAGATCGAACAGGTGGCGGACAGCCGCACTACGGTATTGATCACGGGCGAGAGCGGGACGGGCAAAGAACTGGTGGCGCGGGCGCTCCATTACAACAGCTCACGCCGCGACCGGCCGTTCATCGCGCTGAACTGCGCCGCCCTCCCGGAAACGCTGATCGAGAGCGAGCTGTTCGGCCACGAGAAAGGCTCGTTCACCGACGCGACCGCCCGCCGCGTCGGCCAATTCGAGTTGGCGAACAGCGGCAGCCTGTTTCTCGATGAGATCGGCGACCTGAGTCCCATGACCCAGGCCAAACTCCTGCGTGTGCTGCAGGAACGAGAGTTCACCCGCATCGGCGGCATCCAACCCATCAAGGTGGATGTGCGCATCATCGCGGCCACCAATAAAAATCTGGACGATCTGGTCCGCCGCGGCACGTTTCGCGAAGATCTGTATTACCGCATCAACGTCATTTCGCTGTATCTGCCCCCGCTGCGGGAACGCGGAGAGGATATCCCGCTTCTTGCCAAGCATTTCCTGGACAAGCGAATCGAAGAGGAGAAGCGACCCCACCAGGAGTTCTCCAAAGAAGCCATCGAGCTTTTGTCTCGATATCCCTGGCCGGGCAACGTCCGCGAGCTGGAAAACGTCGTCGAACAGGCGCTGCTGTGGTCGCAAGGCGCCACGATCCTTCCGGAACACCTGCCCAACTCGCTGCGGAGCGACAGCCGCTCGTCGTCGTTGCGCGAAGACACCTTGGCCGGCCGCCTGTCTCTCGAAAAAGCCGTGATGGAGTTCGAGCGAGAGATCATTTTGGACGCCCTCAAGCGCACCAACTACGTGCAGACGCACGCCGCCAATCTGTTGGGCATCAGCCGACGCATGCTGAAATACCGGATGGATACTTTAGGGATCAGCAGACCGGACAGTTCGACGGGCAGCGAGCCCGTGCAGTTAGTGCAAGAATGA
- a CDS encoding ATP-binding protein — MTRKTQVVPTPDALKIITDFSRDMGTIAELSVLGERILTGLSQLLQVPHAALFLLDKEKDVYHLACSRGFAPDTALPSGIPAHHQIPAFLSRHQSPVVRAGVDAEKRGGTLGPGVLATLESWRADVCVPLITKNRLIAFCLMGRGPDNDFAIVDQADLLMALAQTAANALDNALLYEDLRRSQTLMRRTDRLRSLETIAGGFAHEIRNPLTSIKTFIQLAPERKDDPEFISEFSKVVIDDVHRIERLIQEILDYARYMEPKLTEEDLNEIVSSCLYFVEVKADSCGITIERELASDLPRVMLDRQQIKQVILNLLLNAMDAMSECGGSLKVRTHRLIKPSGEVWVQIEVEDTGPGIPESNLEHIFDPFFTTKHHSGEHEGTGLGLTIAHQIIQEHHGNIQVSSKEGVGTTFYVNMPAAIRPHAGHTSGDT; from the coding sequence ATGACACGGAAGACTCAGGTCGTTCCGACGCCTGACGCTTTGAAAATCATCACGGATTTCAGCAGGGACATGGGAACGATCGCCGAACTGAGCGTTCTCGGCGAGCGGATTTTGACGGGACTGTCCCAATTGCTCCAAGTTCCGCATGCGGCGCTGTTTCTGCTCGACAAGGAGAAGGACGTCTACCATCTGGCCTGTTCCCGCGGATTCGCCCCTGACACCGCGCTCCCTTCGGGTATCCCCGCGCACCATCAGATCCCTGCGTTTCTGTCCCGCCACCAATCGCCCGTAGTGCGCGCGGGCGTCGACGCGGAAAAGCGCGGGGGGACACTCGGTCCCGGTGTGCTGGCGACTCTGGAAAGTTGGCGCGCGGACGTCTGCGTTCCGCTGATCACCAAAAACCGTCTGATCGCTTTTTGTCTCATGGGGAGAGGCCCGGACAACGACTTTGCGATTGTGGATCAGGCGGACCTGCTCATGGCCCTCGCGCAGACCGCCGCAAACGCGCTGGACAATGCCCTGCTGTACGAGGATCTGCGGCGGTCTCAAACCTTGATGCGACGCACCGATCGCCTCCGTTCGCTGGAGACCATCGCCGGAGGATTCGCCCATGAGATCCGAAACCCCTTGACTTCGATCAAGACCTTCATTCAGCTCGCGCCTGAGCGCAAAGACGACCCGGAATTCATCAGCGAATTCAGCAAGGTAGTCATCGACGACGTCCATCGCATCGAGCGGTTAATCCAAGAAATCCTGGATTACGCCCGTTACATGGAACCCAAGCTGACGGAGGAAGACCTCAATGAAATCGTCTCCTCCTGTTTGTACTTCGTCGAGGTGAAAGCGGACAGCTGCGGCATCACGATCGAAAGAGAGCTGGCCTCGGACCTTCCCCGGGTCATGCTGGACCGCCAACAGATCAAGCAAGTCATTTTGAATCTCCTGCTCAACGCGATGGACGCGATGAGCGAATGCGGCGGCTCTTTGAAGGTGCGCACGCATCGGCTCATCAAACCTTCCGGAGAGGTCTGGGTGCAGATCGAGGTCGAGGACACGGGGCCCGGAATTCCGGAGAGCAACCTGGAACACATCTTTGATCCCTTCTTTACCACGAAGCACCACAGCGGCGAGCACGAAGGGACCGGCTTGGGGCTGACGATCGCGCATCAGATTATCCAAGAGCACCATGGGAACATCCAAGTCTCGAGCAAAGAGGGGGTCGGCACGACGTTTTACGTGAACATGCCCGCGGCCATTCGTCCTCACGCCGGCCATACGTCTGGAGACACATGA
- a CDS encoding DUF507 family protein, with the protein MRLTKERVRHMAEVLVSRLHHEGYIELAGDKKAAVESLEYAITEELSVEDRLNAEVRQLMKAYEGEIERGQVDYQKMFTMIKQKLVRERGIIL; encoded by the coding sequence ATGAGGCTGACCAAGGAACGCGTTCGACACATGGCCGAAGTGCTGGTGTCGCGCCTTCATCACGAAGGGTACATCGAGCTTGCTGGCGACAAGAAAGCAGCCGTTGAATCGCTGGAGTATGCCATCACAGAGGAGTTGTCCGTGGAGGACCGGCTGAATGCCGAGGTTCGGCAACTCATGAAGGCCTATGAAGGGGAGATCGAACGCGGGCAGGTTGACTACCAGAAGATGTTCACGATGATCAAACAGAAGTTGGTCAGGGAACGGGGGATCATCTTATGA
- a CDS encoding PilZ domain-containing protein, which translates to MPEQEPLTMLVANEHAEEIKLVTISMRGFYPGCRVEAVYSSDEAVEWASKQSWHVILVEENLSPRSGITILPELRRRAPQAAIIVQSEHTDSDTFLQVIRGGADFYLFKNSPAFLTELIIVTGEAVKKRELSAKLDLTHERYLRLVETSPDTVYELDSEGRFVYVSSHVSSLLGYAPEELAGAHFTKIVHPDQRQAAEHRFNERRSGARSSRQVLLRLLPKAGTGRDEHGVEVELHAKGLYDSQRRFMGTLGILRDVTGRRQQEETVHRLQSQLRQTDRLLEIGRLLIKASRDLHDPLTALQTNSQQLLSAIRALQLERQLEAIAAHASQAAQVREELAAAVPLPPETERERKEAVPPRVEPPAEQRPTVAAAERRRWPRVSTHIESSLTVEGSTWNGTALNMSLGGAYLTFADRLPAVDGQPIYLTLRSAGGTLELHGTVRERGGVDALRATAAPWSTALAVEFSSLGDTESQVLASLLDAVREQAFPLSIEGLVPLAYPPDRQTGLQRPFESIESSFADRRLEIRAKLTLPVRVEPSEPSSGRGRHIGLTVNVSRGGACLQVNARPDMLAPRLTLRLSLATPSTPSPGAESVVTGDVIWTAPDPSAPKDLWPGPSESALRVGLRFRSLEERTEREINRLIARLLTSPLQIEDGLERTKVVHTLRECRNARGRRLALYHDLPRDPLGPGTPLVIIAPGYGRTKTDHLVLAQYLAGNGFQTLRFDHSNHIGESDGILEHTTLTDMQLDLLGVLDFAAQTWPAAPIAVIAPDLDGRAALKVAARDHRIALLIMLNGVLDVRHAIAVEHRQDLVEAYLQGERRGLEPIWGLNVNTDHWLQDAVTGSFVDVASAVQDAERVRATVLFLTPHISEPSDTTQDGIRRDSFQRVLAALGARGEVIRLKPEVFLPARRAEGPSLPLFRELVTQCRKKLRYRDTLRTVLEPVERETDFQRRIEQERLKLHYDMSTADALALWRAHVQHVRQHEQHPEHWRLLDHLHRLLGEFEDREPILEVGCGHGDFARLLLINQAYRSQHKPKTLTRAVRYVGLDSQADFVTRAGLTANETLADLNAKFAGALAPAPPLQTSWLCADWNSPLPFQDGRFSRVVCLFALGYVQNPLYTLCELLRVLAPRGTLLITTWTPDTDLSMMYRGHSQDRELLRYLGRLRQALREGRIHSFDPNDLARLLRLSGAVRPRIYTAFAGNACIGLVEKPNSSG; encoded by the coding sequence ATGCCAGAGCAAGAACCCCTCACGATGCTGGTCGCGAACGAGCACGCGGAAGAGATCAAGCTTGTCACGATCAGCATGCGCGGCTTCTACCCGGGCTGCCGGGTGGAAGCGGTCTATTCCTCAGACGAGGCGGTCGAATGGGCCTCCAAGCAAAGCTGGCACGTCATTTTGGTGGAAGAGAACCTGTCCCCCAGGAGCGGGATCACGATTCTGCCGGAGTTGCGGAGGCGCGCGCCGCAGGCCGCCATCATCGTTCAGAGCGAACACACCGACTCCGACACGTTCCTTCAAGTCATCCGCGGCGGTGCGGACTTCTATCTCTTCAAGAACTCTCCGGCCTTTCTCACCGAACTCATCATCGTTACCGGGGAAGCGGTGAAAAAACGTGAGTTGAGCGCGAAGCTCGATCTGACCCACGAACGTTACCTCCGTCTCGTCGAAACGTCGCCCGACACGGTGTACGAATTGGACTCCGAAGGGCGGTTCGTGTACGTCAGCTCCCATGTGTCGTCACTCTTGGGATACGCGCCCGAAGAATTGGCCGGCGCACACTTTACGAAGATCGTTCATCCAGACCAGCGGCAGGCGGCCGAACATCGTTTCAACGAGCGCCGCAGCGGAGCCCGATCCAGCAGGCAAGTTCTCTTACGCCTTTTGCCCAAAGCCGGAACGGGCCGTGATGAACACGGCGTGGAGGTCGAACTCCACGCCAAGGGCTTATACGACTCCCAGCGCCGCTTCATGGGAACGCTCGGCATCTTGCGGGATGTAACCGGGCGCCGGCAGCAGGAAGAGACGGTCCATCGCCTCCAGAGCCAACTACGACAAACGGACCGACTGCTGGAGATCGGTCGGCTGCTCATCAAGGCCTCCCGCGATCTTCACGATCCGCTCACGGCCCTCCAGACGAATTCCCAACAGTTGTTGAGCGCGATCCGGGCGCTCCAGCTCGAACGTCAGTTGGAAGCCATAGCGGCTCACGCCTCTCAGGCCGCACAGGTCAGGGAAGAACTCGCGGCGGCCGTCCCCCTCCCGCCCGAAACGGAGCGGGAGCGGAAGGAAGCCGTGCCGCCACGAGTCGAGCCGCCGGCAGAACAACGGCCGACCGTCGCCGCAGCCGAACGTCGGCGCTGGCCGCGTGTATCGACGCATATCGAGTCCAGCCTGACCGTCGAGGGATCCACCTGGAACGGCACCGCGCTCAACATGAGTCTCGGCGGCGCCTATCTGACGTTTGCAGATCGCCTCCCCGCCGTCGACGGCCAGCCCATCTACCTGACCCTCAGAAGCGCGGGCGGAACGTTAGAGCTCCATGGCACGGTCCGAGAACGAGGCGGAGTCGACGCCTTGCGCGCCACAGCGGCTCCGTGGTCCACTGCACTTGCCGTCGAATTTTCCTCCCTCGGCGACACAGAAAGTCAGGTCCTGGCTTCGCTGCTGGATGCGGTTCGCGAGCAAGCCTTTCCGCTCTCGATCGAAGGGCTCGTTCCCCTTGCCTATCCCCCGGATCGCCAGACCGGCTTACAGCGGCCTTTCGAGAGCATCGAAAGTTCGTTCGCCGACCGGCGGCTCGAAATCCGGGCGAAACTGACGCTGCCCGTCCGCGTCGAACCTTCCGAGCCGTCGTCCGGCCGCGGTCGGCACATCGGCTTGACCGTGAACGTCAGTCGTGGGGGCGCGTGTCTCCAAGTCAACGCGCGCCCCGATATGTTGGCGCCTCGCTTGACGCTCCGTCTGTCTCTCGCGACACCGTCCACGCCGTCTCCGGGTGCCGAATCCGTCGTGACCGGAGACGTCATCTGGACGGCCCCGGATCCGAGCGCACCGAAGGACTTATGGCCCGGCCCTTCCGAGAGCGCCCTGCGCGTGGGACTCCGCTTCCGTTCACTAGAGGAACGGACGGAGCGGGAGATCAACCGTCTGATCGCCCGCCTGCTCACCTCTCCCCTGCAAATCGAAGACGGCTTGGAGCGAACGAAGGTCGTGCATACCCTGCGCGAGTGCCGGAACGCACGGGGACGGCGTCTCGCCCTCTATCATGACCTGCCACGCGACCCGCTCGGCCCCGGCACGCCTCTGGTCATCATTGCGCCGGGCTACGGCCGGACGAAAACGGACCACCTGGTCCTCGCCCAGTACTTGGCCGGCAACGGGTTTCAGACGCTGCGCTTCGATCACTCCAACCACATCGGCGAAAGCGACGGCATTTTGGAGCACACGACGCTCACCGACATGCAATTGGATCTGCTGGGCGTATTGGATTTCGCCGCACAGACCTGGCCGGCCGCGCCGATCGCCGTGATCGCCCCGGATCTCGACGGTCGCGCCGCGCTGAAAGTCGCCGCGCGCGACCACCGGATCGCCCTGTTGATTATGCTGAACGGAGTCTTGGACGTCAGGCATGCTATCGCCGTTGAGCATCGACAGGATCTGGTCGAGGCCTATCTGCAAGGGGAACGGCGAGGGCTCGAACCCATTTGGGGGCTCAACGTCAACACGGACCATTGGCTCCAGGATGCGGTCACGGGAAGCTTTGTGGACGTCGCTTCGGCCGTTCAGGACGCCGAGCGGGTCCGCGCCACGGTCCTATTCCTGACGCCACACATCAGCGAACCTTCGGACACAACACAGGATGGGATCCGCCGGGATTCGTTTCAGCGCGTACTTGCGGCGCTGGGCGCGCGCGGAGAGGTGATCCGCCTGAAACCGGAGGTCTTCCTCCCGGCTCGCAGAGCCGAGGGCCCGTCCCTTCCGCTTTTCCGCGAACTGGTCACGCAGTGCCGTAAGAAGCTCCGCTATCGGGACACCCTGCGGACCGTTCTTGAACCGGTCGAGCGGGAGACCGATTTTCAGCGCCGTATCGAACAGGAGCGGCTCAAGCTTCACTATGACATGTCCACGGCGGACGCGCTGGCTTTGTGGCGAGCCCACGTGCAGCACGTCCGACAGCACGAACAACACCCCGAGCACTGGCGTCTGTTGGATCATCTCCACCGCTTGCTCGGGGAATTCGAGGACCGCGAGCCGATTTTAGAGGTCGGGTGCGGACATGGCGATTTCGCCCGCTTGCTCTTGATCAACCAGGCCTATCGCTCGCAACACAAACCCAAGACGCTCACCCGAGCCGTGCGGTACGTCGGCTTGGACAGCCAGGCCGACTTCGTCACGCGGGCCGGTCTGACCGCAAACGAGACGCTGGCCGACCTGAACGCCAAATTCGCCGGCGCGCTGGCACCCGCCCCCCCTTTACAGACCTCCTGGTTGTGCGCGGACTGGAACAGCCCCTTGCCTTTTCAGGACGGCCGATTCAGCCGGGTGGTCTGTCTCTTCGCGCTTGGTTACGTACAGAACCCGCTCTACACACTCTGCGAGCTGTTGCGCGTGTTGGCGCCCCGCGGAACATTGCTGATCACGACCTGGACACCGGATACCGACCTCTCCATGATGTACCGGGGACACTCACAGGACCGAGAATTGCTGCGCTATCTCGGCCGCCTGCGACAGGCGCTCCGGGAAGGCCGAATCCACAGCTTCGATCCGAACGACTTGGCCCGCTTGCTCAGATTGAGCGGCGCCGTCCGCCCGCGCATCTACACCGCCTTCGCCGGCAACGCATGCATCGGGCTGGTTGAAAAGCCGAATTCCTCTGGCTGA
- a CDS encoding nuclear transport factor 2 family protein, translated as MSSPEAVIRTLVRANAEKNLATLSRLMAHDTDIVSYTVGGRKYVGWTEFARDMREEFESVTRLEIPIKELRVWIRGDTAWFAMELDYIRYVGHGGEQTRTVLPLRETGVLERRHDRWVLHSWHESFSGLRFDAAGTAPVASPVSTAAGAESNDQRPDLSGEWEIQEEDKAYKATLDRNGNGSYTHQGGTIKTTKFVSRLWQGTWQQSGNDREGGFEVLLSEDGTQAKGIWWYTRVGSRTDIPPRQHGGTYVWKRLTPPPSSRSTR; from the coding sequence GTGTCCAGCCCTGAGGCGGTGATCCGGACCCTGGTCCGCGCCAACGCAGAGAAGAACCTGGCGACGCTCTCCCGGCTGATGGCCCACGATACCGACATCGTCAGTTACACCGTCGGCGGACGCAAATACGTGGGCTGGACCGAGTTCGCCAGGGACATGCGGGAGGAATTTGAGTCGGTCACCCGGCTGGAAATTCCCATTAAAGAACTCAGAGTGTGGATTCGCGGCGACACCGCGTGGTTCGCGATGGAGCTGGACTACATCCGTTATGTCGGCCACGGCGGCGAGCAGACCCGCACCGTGCTGCCGCTACGCGAGACCGGCGTGCTGGAGCGCCGCCACGACCGATGGGTGCTTCATTCCTGGCACGAATCCTTCAGCGGCCTGCGATTCGACGCGGCAGGCACTGCGCCTGTCGCCTCTCCCGTCTCGACGGCCGCCGGGGCTGAGTCAAACGACCAGCGTCCGGATCTCAGCGGCGAATGGGAGATTCAAGAAGAAGATAAAGCCTACAAAGCCACGCTCGATCGAAACGGCAACGGCAGTTATACCCACCAAGGCGGCACCATCAAGACCACGAAGTTCGTCAGCCGGCTCTGGCAAGGCACCTGGCAACAATCCGGCAATGACCGCGAAGGCGGTTTCGAAGTGCTGCTGTCGGAGGACGGCACTCAGGCCAAAGGCATCTGGTGGTACACACGGGTCGGCAGTCGCACCGACATTCCTCCCAGGCAACACGGAGGAACCTATGTGTGGAAGCGACTGACTCCCCCGCCATCGTCCCGATCGACGCGATGA
- a CDS encoding ribonuclease H-like domain-containing protein: MLESTFVFLKGIGSYSERRLWEHGIDSWRAFLSELSLPGISPQRKPLYDLEVSAAIDHLEAGDSRFFAACLKSRDHWRLFDTFRSRTLFLDIETSGEPAGYGHATVIGLCANGRMTSLVYGETLTEERLNEAFAQANLLVTFFGSVYDVPFLRAAFPGLDIRLPHFDLCFAARRLGLHGGLKRIESELSISRDTDLNGLDGWDAVRLWNEWRRGRQSSLDLLLRYNAADTRNLEPLAERLYGRLVERYGPPAPAFRSAMHPG; the protein is encoded by the coding sequence ATGCTGGAATCGACCTTCGTCTTTCTCAAGGGAATCGGCTCCTATTCCGAGCGCCGCCTGTGGGAGCACGGGATCGATTCATGGCGCGCGTTTCTCAGTGAACTGTCCCTGCCCGGCATCTCCCCCCAACGAAAACCGCTCTACGACCTGGAGGTATCGGCAGCGATCGACCATCTCGAGGCCGGCGACTCACGATTTTTTGCCGCGTGCCTTAAATCGCGCGACCACTGGCGTCTGTTCGACACGTTTCGCTCGCGGACGCTTTTCCTCGACATCGAGACGTCGGGAGAACCGGCCGGATATGGCCATGCGACGGTGATCGGGCTTTGCGCGAACGGACGGATGACCAGCCTGGTTTACGGGGAGACGTTGACGGAAGAACGGCTCAACGAGGCCTTTGCGCAAGCCAACCTCCTTGTCACGTTCTTCGGCAGCGTCTACGACGTGCCGTTCCTGCGCGCCGCTTTTCCCGGACTGGACATCAGGCTGCCGCACTTCGACCTGTGCTTCGCGGCGCGTCGTTTAGGTCTGCACGGAGGACTGAAGCGCATCGAATCCGAGCTTTCGATTTCACGGGACACGGACCTCAACGGACTGGACGGCTGGGACGCCGTCAGGCTATGGAACGAATGGCGGCGCGGACGGCAGAGCAGCCTGGATCTTCTCCTCCGGTACAACGCGGCCGACACGCGCAATCTGGAACCGTTGGCGGAACGGTTGTACGGACGACTCGTCGAACGGTACGGACCGCCCGCTCCAGCCTTTCGGTCGGCGATGCATCCCGGTTGA
- a CDS encoding DUF507 family protein — protein sequence MLLSEDKVSHLSHVILNALKKSPAVRLTGEEGRALREIKRVLAAELAQEEKLDQVVRAKLRSYSRPIVEGSAEWEVLYRKTFEEELRKQAKP from the coding sequence ATGTTGCTCAGCGAAGACAAAGTCAGCCATCTCTCGCACGTCATTCTGAACGCGCTGAAGAAGAGTCCGGCCGTACGGCTGACTGGAGAAGAAGGTCGTGCCCTGCGGGAGATCAAACGCGTGTTGGCAGCCGAGCTCGCGCAGGAAGAAAAACTCGATCAGGTGGTGCGAGCCAAATTGCGGTCCTATTCCCGGCCTATTGTCGAGGGCAGTGCGGAGTGGGAAGTGCTGTATCGCAAGACGTTTGAGGAGGAGCTTCGTAAGCAAGCCAAGCCTTGA
- a CDS encoding HD domain-containing phosphohydrolase yields the protein MNTSPGSTSPPPKPSILVVDDEAGPRDALRVILRPFFEIHAAENAHAALRVLKEHHIDLITLDQKLPDRQGIDLLQDIKHEHADVEVIIITGYGSLKSAMEGIRHGAAGYLLKPFNVTELITLINQTLEKKQRLDFLRRFLKNAGTAWGTEQDCDNTWVDLKRQYFAGGKSPREGPTTNDPAELLPLLSDLLEAKDRQLLNHCSRVSFYSTLLANRLNLTVAEQKSLALGAFLHDIGRIALDPYTFGHSGPGEAESLKRHPEIGARMMLPLGFSAEVTQIIAYHHERYDGSGYPHGLQGEGIPLLARIVAIAQTFDHLTAESPARPTASIEEAIRRISLEAETRFDPILTEVFVRVVNECKASLPALAIAAMPTATPEP from the coding sequence ATGAACACGTCACCTGGCTCAACGTCCCCTCCCCCTAAACCCTCGATTCTCGTCGTGGACGACGAGGCCGGTCCCCGCGATGCGCTGAGAGTCATCCTCCGTCCCTTTTTTGAGATCCATGCCGCCGAAAACGCGCACGCGGCGCTGCGTGTGCTCAAAGAACACCACATCGATCTGATCACGCTTGACCAGAAGTTGCCTGATCGCCAAGGCATCGACCTGCTCCAAGACATCAAACACGAGCATGCTGATGTGGAGGTCATCATCATCACCGGCTACGGAAGCCTGAAATCGGCGATGGAGGGCATACGCCATGGCGCGGCCGGTTATCTGCTGAAGCCGTTTAACGTGACCGAATTGATCACGCTGATCAATCAAACCTTGGAGAAGAAACAGCGGCTCGACTTTCTGCGTCGTTTCCTCAAGAACGCCGGAACGGCCTGGGGGACCGAGCAGGACTGCGACAATACCTGGGTTGACCTGAAACGCCAATACTTCGCCGGTGGGAAGTCACCGCGGGAAGGACCGACGACAAATGACCCGGCCGAACTGCTGCCCTTGCTTTCTGATCTGCTGGAGGCCAAAGACCGGCAATTGCTGAACCACTGCAGCCGGGTCAGCTTCTATTCGACGCTGTTGGCCAACCGTCTCAACCTCACCGTGGCGGAGCAGAAATCCCTGGCGCTGGGAGCGTTTTTACACGATATCGGGAGAATCGCCCTTGATCCATACACATTCGGCCATAGCGGCCCCGGCGAAGCTGAGAGCCTCAAACGCCACCCCGAGATCGGGGCGCGCATGATGCTGCCGCTCGGTTTTTCAGCGGAAGTCACCCAGATCATCGCCTATCATCACGAACGGTATGACGGTTCCGGCTATCCTCATGGTCTCCAAGGCGAAGGAATCCCTCTTCTCGCTCGGATCGTCGCGATCGCCCAAACGTTCGACCATCTCACAGCCGAATCGCCTGCGCGGCCGACCGCGTCCATCGAGGAGGCTATCCGCCGGATCTCGCTGGAAGCGGAGACTCGCTTCGATCCGATCCTGACGGAAGTGTTCGTCCGAGTCGTCAACGAATGCAAAGCCTCGCTTCCCGCCCTCGCCATCGCGGCCATGCCCACCGCGACACCGGAACCCTAG